A single region of the Ziziphus jujuba cultivar Dongzao chromosome 10, ASM3175591v1 genome encodes:
- the LOC107412591 gene encoding extensin-2-like gives MASFWPHVAYALAVWLVATSVPATADYKPYIYASPPPPPYEYKSPPPPPPMYEYKSPPPPAYEYKSPPPPPPKYEYKSPPPPVYEYKSPPPPKYEYKSPPPPAYEYKSPPPPPPKYEYKSPPPPVYEYKSPPPPKYEYKSPPPPPYVYSSPPPPPYVYKSPPPPPYVYSSPPPPPYVYKSPPPPPYVYPSPPPPPYVYKSPPPPPYVYSSPPPPPYIYKSPPPPPYVYKSPPPPPYVYSSPPPPPYVYKSPPPPPYIYKSPPPPPYVYKSPPPPPYVYSSPPPPPYVYKSPPPPPYIYKSPPPPPYVYSSPPPPPYVYKSPPPPPYVYSSPPPPPYVYSSPPPPPYVYKSPPPPPYVYKSPPPPPYVYPSPPPYYYKSPPPLPKYEYKSPPPPVYEYKSPPPYYYKSPPPPPKYEYKSPPPPVYEYKSPPPYYYKSPPPPPKYEYKSPPPPMYEYKSPPPYYYKSPPPPPKYEYKSAPPPMYEYKAPPPKYEYMPPVYNSPPPPPKYEYMPPVYNSPPPPPKYEYTSPAPPPVY, from the coding sequence ATGGCCAGCTTTTGGCCTCATGTGGCTTATGCCCTGGCAGTATGGTTGGTTGCAACCAGTGTACCTGCCACTGCTGATTACAAGCCTTACATTTATGCATCTCCTCCTCCACCACCTTATGAATACAAATCACCACCACCGCCACCACCGATGTACGAGTACAagtcaccaccaccaccagcgTATGAGTATAAATCaccacctccaccaccacctAAGTATGAGTACAAGTCACCGCCGCCGCCAGTGTACGAGTACAAGTCACCTCCACCACCCAAGTATGAGTACAagtcaccaccaccaccagcgTATGAGTATAAATCaccacctccaccaccacctAAGTATGAGTACAAGTCACCGCCGCCGCCAGTGTACGAGTACAAGTCACCTCCACCACCCAAGTATGAGTATAAGTCTCCACCACCTCCTCCTTATGTTTACTCAtcaccaccacctccaccatATGTCTATAAGTCCCCACCACCTCCTCCCTATGTTTATTCATCACCACCACCTCCTCCTTATGTCTACAAGtctccaccaccacctcctTATGTTTACccatcaccaccacctccaccatATGTCTATAAGTCCCCACCACCTCCTCCATATGTCTactcatcaccaccaccacctccttaCATCTATAAGTCCCCACCACCTCCTCCTTACGTCTACAAGTCACCACCTCCTCCTCCTTATGTGTattcatcaccaccaccacctccttaTGTTTACAAATCTCCGCCGCCTCCTCCTTATATCTATAAGTCCCCACCACCTCCTCCTTACGTCTACAAGTCACCACCTCCTCCTCCTTATGTGTattcatcaccaccaccacctccttaTGTTTACAAATCTCCGCCGCCTCCTCCTTATATCTATAAGTCCCCACCTCCTCCTCCTTATGTGTATTCATCGCCACCACCACCTCCTTATGTCTACAAATCTCCACCTCCTCCTCCTTACGTCTATTCCTCACCACCACCTCCTCCTTATGTTTACTCATCGCCACCACCACCTCCCTACGTTTACAAGTCGCCACCTCCACCTCCATATGTCTACAAATCCCCACCTCCTCCTCCTTATGTTTACCCATCACCACCACCTTACTACTACAAATCACCTCCACCACTGCCTAAGTATGAGTACAagtcaccaccaccaccagtgTACGAGTACAAGTCACCACCACCTTACTACTACAAATCACCTCCACCACCACCTAAGTATGAGTACAagtcaccaccaccaccagtgTACGAGTACAAGTCACCACCACCTTACTACTACAAATCACCTCCACCACCACCTAAGTATGAGTACAagtcaccaccaccaccaatgtACGAGTACAAGTCACCACCACCTTACTACTACAAATCACCTCCACCACCACCTAAGTATGAGTACAAGTCAGCACCACCACCAATGTACGAGTACAAGGCACCTCCACCTAAGTACGAATACATGCCACCAGTGTACAACTCACCACCGCCACCACCTAAGTACGAATACATGCCACCAGTGTACAACTCACCACCGCCACCACCTAAGTACGAGTACACATCACCAGCACCACCTCCAGTTTACTAA